A genomic window from Brassica oleracea var. oleracea cultivar TO1000 chromosome C8, BOL, whole genome shotgun sequence includes:
- the LOC106312717 gene encoding putative clathrin assembly protein At5g35200: protein MSGSQSSLRRYLGAIKDTTTVSLAKVNSGYKELDIAIVKATNHVERPSKERYIRAIFMAISATRPRADVAYCIHALARRLSKTHNWAVALKTLIVIHRALREVDQTFHEEVINYSRSRSHMLNMSHFKDDSSPNAWVYSTWVRFYALFLEERLECFRVLKYDVEIDPPRTKELDTPDLLEQLPALQELLFRVLDCQPEGAAVQNHIIQLALSMVVTESTKIYQALTDGIDNLVDKFFEMQRNDALKALDMYRRAVKQAERLSEFYEVCKSVYVGRGDSFVKIEQPPTSFLQAMEEYVKEAPLAAGAKKEQAMEKLAAPKEILAIEYEKPPEVVEEKPVSPEPPVKAEAEAEAEKPVEKQPDLLSMDDPAPGVSELDEKNALALAIVPVTVEQPVSTIDFTNGNSSGWELALVTAPSSNEVAAANSKLAGGLDKLTLDSLYEDAIRVNQQQNRSHNPWEQHHPVHNGPMMHHQPFFASNGVSAPPPVQMANQYHQPYGFQHQNSGMMMGPVQPYQQQQQQQQNMNPFGNPFVSNGNPHQPYGSVQGGYNPYSSLM from the exons ATGTCAGGATCACAGAGCAGTTTAAGAAGGTATCTTGGAGCTATCAAAGATACAACAACAGTTTCATTAGCAAAAGTCAATAGTGGTTACAAG GAATTGGATATTGCTATTGTGAAGGCTACTAATCATGTGGAGCGTCCATCTAAAGAAAGATACATCAGAG CTATTTTCATGGCTATCTCTGCAACAAGGCCTCGTGCAGATGTTGCTTATTGCATCCATGCTCTGGCTAGGCGGTTATCTAAAACACATAACTGGGCG GTTGCACTGAAAACTCTTATAGTGATTCACCGGGCCTTGAGGGAAGTGGACCAGACGTTTCATGAGGAAGTTATTAATTATAGCAGAAGCAGGAGTCATATGCTTAACATGTCTCATTTTAAAGATGATTCGAGTCCCAATG CATGGGTTTACTCTACTTGGGTCCGTTTCTATGCTCTATTCTTAGAGGAGCGACTAGAGTGTTTCCGTGTTCTCAAGTACGATGTTGAGATCGACCCACCA AGAACCAAAGAGTTGGACACTCCTGATTTGCTCGAACAACTTCCAGCACTACAAGAACTTCTTTTCCGTGTTCTTGATTGTCAG CCTGAAGGGGCAGCAGTTCAAAACCATATTATACAACTGGCACTCTCAATG GTTGTAACGGAGAGCACTAAAATCTACCAAGCACTGACAGATGGCATTGACAATTTGGTTGATAAG TTCTTTGAGATGCAACGGAACGATGCTCTTAAGGCGTTGGATATGTACAGAAGGGCTGTAAAACAG GCAGAGAGGCTTTCTGAATTTTACGAAGTTTGCAAAAGTGTTTATGTTGGACGTGGAGATAGTTTTGTCAAGATTGAGCAG CCTCCCACTTCTTTTCTACAAGCAATGGAAGAGTATGTGAAAGAAGCACCATTAGCAGCAGGTGCCAAGAAGGAGCAG GCAATGGAAAAGCTTGCAGCTCCCAAAGAGATCTTAGCCATAGAGTACGAAAAGCCACCAGAAGTTGTTGAAGAGAAACCGGTATCACCTGAACCTCCGGTTAAAGCAGAAGCAGAAGCAGAAGCAGAGAAGCCTGTAGAGAAACAACCTGATTTGCTG TCTATGGATGATCCAGCTCCAGGGGTCTCTGAACTTGATGAGAAGAATGCTTTGGCTTTGGCTATTGTCCCTGTTACCG TTGAGCAACCAGTTTCTACAATTGATTTCACAAATGGGAATTCGTCTGGCTGGGAATTGGCACTTGTGACTGCCCCAAGCTCAAATGAAGTTGCTGCTGCTAATAGCAAATTG GCGGGTGGATTGGACAAGCTGACACTTGACAGCCTATACGAGGATGCAATCAGAGTGAATCAACAGCAAAACAGGAGCCACAATCCATGGGAACAGCATCATCCAGTTCATAACGGTCCCATGATGCACCACCAGCCTTTCTTTGCATCTAATGGAGTCTCAGCTCCTCCTCCTGTTCAAATGGCGAATCAATATCATCAGCCGTATGGGTTTCAGCATCAGAACTCAGGAATGATGATGGGACCTGTGCAGCCTTATCAGCAGCAGCAACAACAACAACAGAACATGAATCCCTTCGGCAACCCGTTTGTCTCGAATGGTAATCCACACCAACCATATGGCTCCGTTCAAGGAGGTTACAATCCATATTCTAGCCTTATGTAA